The Thalassotalea nanhaiensis genome has a window encoding:
- a CDS encoding YciI family protein yields MLYVIYSEDVPNSLERRLSVRDQHIARLKQLQNEGRLVVAGPCPAIDSEDPGTSGFTGSLLILEFNSLDDAQNWADADPYVAAGVYSKVTVKPYKKVLPA; encoded by the coding sequence ATGTTGTATGTAATTTACAGTGAAGATGTACCTAATTCGTTAGAGCGTCGATTAAGTGTTAGAGACCAGCACATAGCTCGCTTGAAGCAGTTACAAAACGAAGGGCGTCTTGTTGTTGCCGGACCATGCCCTGCAATTGACAGTGAAGATCCTGGTACTTCAGGCTTCACGGGTTCTTTATTAATTCTAGAGTTTAATAGTTTAGACGATGCTCAAAATTGGGCTGATGCAGACCCTTATGTTGCAGCTGGAGTATACAGTAAAGTAACGGTAAAACCTTATAAGAAGGTTTTACCTGCCTAG
- a CDS encoding lysozyme inhibitor LprI family protein produces MMKSTIIVKLFFSLAYLPLTTFSVQLKADPTYPIKQCQQSTNNQVALSQCLDIKIKNLNQEFNYYVQQRITQLEELVVVTGRDDALKAFNLSLDEFASYREANCQYRYQAMMPGSGAAIEYKSCFVQLTKQRLKQLLNEIN; encoded by the coding sequence ATGATGAAAAGCACTATTATTGTGAAGTTGTTTTTTTCACTGGCTTATTTACCATTAACGACCTTTAGTGTTCAATTAAAAGCCGATCCAACTTATCCAATTAAGCAATGCCAACAAAGTACAAATAATCAAGTTGCTCTATCTCAATGTTTAGACATTAAAATAAAAAATCTTAATCAAGAGTTTAATTACTATGTTCAGCAACGAATTACTCAACTTGAAGAGCTGGTTGTTGTCACTGGCAGAGATGATGCATTAAAAGCCTTTAACCTTAGCTTAGATGAGTTTGCATCTTATCGAGAAGCTAACTGCCAATATCGCTACCAAGCAATGATGCCTGGCTCTGGTGCGGCTATTGAATATAAAAGCTGCTTTGTTCAACTCACTAAACAGCGATTAAAGCAATTGTTGAATGAAATTAACTAA
- a CDS encoding AI-2E family transporter produces the protein MDLSIKNTGVVKVLIILASLVIIMAGIKTASSILIPFLLSLFIAIMCNPVINKAEQYKIPKGVAIILVIAIFGAIGMSLASLIGNSLNELSAVMPEYRAQLTHDFAGLIDKLADYNIVVSSKILMQYLDPAAAMGFAADMLSGFGNIMANLFLIIITVVFMLFEAPSIPAKLHLALKDPQMKMQQIDKFLNSVNQYIAIKTYVSIATGCLVGFMLWAIGLDFFILWGVLAFLFNYIPNIGSIIAAVPAVLLALLQLNPFAAAMIGAGYMVINTVMGNMVEPRYLGRGLGLSTLVVFLSLIFWGWLLGTVGMLLSVPLTMIIKIALEGSEETKWFSIMLGDESQAADELKEQQAQIQLKEGQ, from the coding sequence ATGGACTTATCAATCAAAAACACTGGGGTAGTTAAAGTATTAATTATCTTGGCCTCTTTAGTTATCATTATGGCTGGTATTAAAACAGCAAGTAGCATATTAATCCCGTTTTTACTTTCCTTATTTATTGCCATCATGTGTAACCCCGTGATCAATAAAGCCGAGCAATATAAAATCCCAAAAGGTGTCGCTATTATTTTGGTTATCGCTATTTTTGGCGCTATTGGTATGTCTTTGGCTAGTTTAATTGGTAACTCATTAAATGAGCTATCTGCGGTTATGCCGGAATACAGAGCTCAGCTGACTCATGATTTTGCCGGATTAATTGACAAATTGGCCGATTACAACATTGTCGTGTCTTCTAAAATATTAATGCAATATTTAGATCCTGCCGCCGCAATGGGGTTTGCCGCCGATATGTTATCGGGTTTTGGTAATATTATGGCCAATTTATTTCTGATCATTATTACTGTGGTCTTTATGCTTTTTGAAGCGCCAAGTATTCCTGCAAAACTACACTTGGCACTTAAAGATCCACAAATGAAGATGCAACAAATTGATAAATTCCTTAATTCAGTCAATCAATATATCGCTATCAAAACATATGTGAGTATTGCCACCGGTTGCTTGGTGGGCTTTATGCTGTGGGCAATTGGTTTAGATTTCTTTATATTGTGGGGGGTTTTAGCATTTTTATTTAATTATATTCCTAATATAGGCTCAATAATTGCCGCTGTCCCCGCAGTGTTATTGGCATTATTGCAACTTAATCCTTTTGCCGCAGCGATGATAGGCGCTGGTTATATGGTGATTAATACCGTTATGGGAAATATGGTTGAACCACGATACTTAGGCCGAGGTCTGGGCTTATCAACGTTAGTGGTGTTTTTATCATTAATATTTTGGGGATGGTTATTAGGTACCGTTGGAATGCTATTGTCAGTTCCCCTTACTATGATCATAAAAATTGCACTAGAGGGCTCAGAGGAAACTAAATGGTTTTCAATTATGCTTGGCGATGAAAGCCAAGCTGCCGATGAATTAAAAGAACAGCAAGCGCAAATACAGCTAAAAGAAGGCCAATAA
- a CDS encoding TIGR01777 family oxidoreductase translates to MKILMTGGTGLIGSAFITKYHHKYKFVVLTRDPNKSANLFPTSPNINFIANLTDQIAIEQFDAVINLAGEPIADNRWTLKRKRAICQSRWKLTNKLSQLINEAENPPKVFISGSAVGYYGRQGNTEINENYKDINEEFSHKICKVWENKALLASGRSRVCLLRTGIVLSSSGGALSKMLPAFKLCLGGKISTGHQYMSWIHIEDMVDGIEFLLNNQNCQGPFNLTAPKPVTNLEFTKALAKSLHRPSFATVPAIALKLLLGEMSDLLLYGQNVLPERLLSEKFKFSYPNINIAFADLHGK, encoded by the coding sequence ATGAAAATTTTAATGACGGGCGGCACGGGTCTCATTGGCTCGGCTTTTATCACTAAATATCATCACAAATATAAATTTGTTGTGTTAACGCGCGATCCTAATAAATCTGCAAACCTCTTCCCTACATCACCAAACATTAATTTTATTGCTAACCTCACTGACCAAATAGCAATAGAACAGTTTGATGCTGTTATAAACCTGGCAGGAGAGCCTATTGCTGACAATCGCTGGACACTAAAACGAAAGCGTGCAATTTGTCAAAGCAGGTGGAAATTAACCAACAAACTGAGCCAGTTAATTAATGAAGCAGAAAATCCGCCCAAAGTATTTATTTCAGGCTCTGCGGTTGGTTATTATGGTCGACAAGGCAATACTGAGATTAATGAAAACTATAAAGACATTAATGAAGAGTTTAGCCACAAAATATGTAAAGTGTGGGAAAACAAAGCATTATTAGCAAGCGGTAGAAGTCGGGTTTGTCTTCTCAGAACCGGTATAGTCTTATCCAGCTCTGGCGGTGCATTAAGCAAAATGCTACCAGCATTTAAGCTCTGTTTAGGTGGCAAAATATCTACAGGACATCAATATATGTCATGGATCCACATCGAAGATATGGTGGACGGCATAGAGTTTTTATTAAACAACCAAAACTGTCAGGGGCCATTTAACCTAACAGCCCCCAAACCAGTCACAAATCTTGAATTTACCAAGGCATTGGCTAAATCTTTACATCGTCCAAGCTTTGCAACTGTACCTGCCATTGCATTAAAGTTGCTGCTTGGAGAAATGTCTGATTTATTACTCTACGGGCAAAACGTATTACCTGAACGACTGTTATCAGAGAAATTTAAGTTTAGCTACCCAAATATCAATATTGCCTTTGCCGATCTGCATGGTAAATAA
- a CDS encoding ABC transporter permease, which yields MPIWVKQSLRLFRHELKRGELTIICLAIILAVATVFSLSGFSQQIQSALINESNSFIASDRVLQSSRPVDDEILIKSKELHLDNAQVMLFSSMVFAGDEMQLASVKAVSNSYPLRGELLINDPVNSNVLAKGAPAIGTVWVQPSLLEKLSTKVGDKLELGAAEFTIAGTINKEPDASFSVFTQGPRVFINYQDVEATQVVQPGSRLTYRYLFAGSEQAIEQYEQWIKPKVSEIQRWYDVKGQQTPLANALTRAEKYLSLASMLGIILAAVAVSVASRRYGQRHQPMVAVFKAMGANRGHIRNLYLLHWTSLSLFSITIGLAIGFGLQTIGLSLMADYLPTTNESISSYPLIIATVTGIISASAFAITPMKMLISTPVLAVIHGFDNIDTKKSIIANIPPFIAIFALLIMFSGDWVLSLALMASGGVIIAILLLLGRLLISTGRAVGSQAGQSFHLAMASLKRRGKQNNVQLVSFTIAINLLLLMLVVRNDLINEWQAQLPVNAPNQFLVNISKPQVPQVESFLNENGMSASDLYPIVRGRLTAINEEKLLKRASKEQTDRSDQGRQGIGRELNMTWHSVLPKENDIIKGQWFDPNDEYAQVSIESKLAERLEINIGDQLSFQIGSEQIKLPVTSIREVNWQSMQPNFYMIFSDKVLKDFPATYIAAMHVPTDKQRAMQTFLSQYPTITVIDVQAMISQLRSVIDQVSLAIEFILALVVLAGSLVLVAQVQASMEERERELAILRTLGAKGSLLKGATVLEFVVLGAIAGFMASIAMEIGVYVIQTQVFDMQPSLHLFYWFVGIGLGALFVGLVGLFSCWRLLNLSSLTLIRRTL from the coding sequence ATGCCAATATGGGTTAAACAGTCTTTACGACTATTCAGACATGAACTTAAACGCGGTGAATTAACCATAATTTGTCTGGCGATTATATTAGCTGTAGCAACAGTGTTTTCGTTGTCAGGGTTTTCACAGCAAATACAATCTGCATTGATTAATGAAAGCAATAGCTTTATTGCCTCTGACAGAGTGTTGCAATCTTCGCGTCCTGTAGATGATGAAATACTGATAAAGTCGAAAGAATTACACTTAGACAATGCACAGGTGATGTTATTTTCATCCATGGTATTTGCTGGTGATGAGATGCAATTGGCATCAGTTAAAGCAGTAAGCAATTCATATCCGCTTCGGGGAGAGTTATTAATTAATGACCCTGTAAACTCTAATGTGTTAGCTAAAGGCGCTCCTGCTATAGGGACCGTATGGGTTCAACCCTCGTTACTTGAAAAGCTTTCAACAAAGGTTGGTGACAAACTTGAACTTGGCGCAGCAGAATTCACCATTGCAGGTACGATAAATAAAGAGCCTGACGCATCATTTAGTGTATTCACCCAAGGACCTAGGGTATTTATAAATTATCAGGACGTTGAAGCTACACAAGTTGTTCAACCGGGAAGCCGATTAACATACCGATATTTATTTGCAGGTAGTGAGCAGGCAATAGAGCAATACGAACAATGGATAAAACCAAAAGTTAGTGAAATACAGCGTTGGTATGATGTTAAAGGCCAACAAACTCCTTTAGCTAATGCATTAACTCGAGCTGAAAAGTATTTATCATTGGCCAGTATGCTCGGTATTATTCTGGCTGCCGTTGCTGTATCAGTTGCCAGTAGACGATACGGTCAACGTCACCAACCAATGGTAGCAGTATTCAAAGCAATGGGCGCAAATAGAGGGCACATACGAAACTTATATTTATTGCATTGGACCAGTTTATCTCTGTTCTCTATTACTATCGGTTTAGCAATTGGTTTTGGTTTACAAACTATTGGTTTGTCGTTAATGGCGGATTATTTACCCACAACCAATGAAAGTATATCGTCATATCCATTAATTATTGCCACAGTAACCGGTATTATCAGCGCTTCAGCTTTTGCTATTACGCCGATGAAAATGTTGATTTCTACGCCAGTATTAGCGGTTATTCATGGCTTCGATAACATCGATACCAAAAAATCCATTATTGCTAATATTCCTCCGTTTATAGCTATTTTTGCGTTGCTCATAATGTTCAGTGGTGACTGGGTTCTATCTTTGGCGTTAATGGCAAGTGGTGGTGTTATTATTGCTATTTTATTATTGCTTGGTCGTTTATTAATAAGTACAGGACGAGCAGTTGGCAGTCAGGCTGGACAGTCTTTTCATTTAGCAATGGCGAGCTTAAAGCGCCGTGGTAAACAAAATAATGTGCAGCTGGTGAGTTTTACCATTGCGATTAATCTATTGTTATTGATGTTGGTAGTACGTAATGATTTGATTAATGAATGGCAGGCTCAACTTCCTGTTAATGCGCCTAATCAGTTTTTAGTCAATATAAGTAAACCGCAAGTACCACAAGTAGAGAGTTTTCTTAATGAAAATGGCATGAGTGCCAGTGACTTGTACCCCATTGTTAGGGGCAGACTCACCGCGATTAATGAAGAGAAGCTATTAAAAAGAGCGAGTAAAGAACAAACAGATCGAAGCGATCAAGGTAGGCAAGGCATTGGTCGAGAATTGAATATGACTTGGCATTCTGTTTTACCAAAAGAAAACGATATTATAAAAGGGCAATGGTTTGACCCTAATGATGAGTATGCACAGGTCTCTATAGAGTCGAAGCTTGCTGAGCGTTTAGAAATAAATATTGGCGACCAGTTAAGTTTTCAAATTGGTAGCGAACAAATTAAATTACCAGTTACCAGTATCCGTGAAGTAAATTGGCAGTCAATGCAGCCAAACTTTTATATGATTTTCTCGGATAAGGTTTTGAAAGATTTCCCTGCAACTTATATTGCAGCAATGCATGTACCGACAGATAAACAACGTGCGATGCAGACATTCTTATCTCAGTACCCAACCATTACTGTCATAGATGTACAGGCTATGATCAGTCAACTACGTTCGGTAATAGACCAAGTATCCCTGGCTATCGAGTTTATTCTTGCTTTAGTGGTTCTTGCCGGCTCGTTAGTTTTAGTTGCCCAAGTACAGGCTAGCATGGAAGAGCGTGAAAGAGAGTTAGCCATTTTAAGAACCTTAGGCGCAAAAGGCAGTTTATTAAAAGGGGCAACAGTACTCGAGTTTGTTGTTTTAGGTGCTATTGCAGGTTTTATGGCCAGCATTGCTATGGAAATAGGGGTGTATGTTATTCAAACTCAAGTGTTTGATATGCAACCTTCATTGCATCTTTTTTATTGGTTTGTCGGCATTGGTTTAGGTGCTTTATTTGTTGGCTTGGTTGGATTGTTCTCCTGTTGGCGATTATTAAATTTGTCCAGTTTAACGCTTATAAGACGCACTTTATGA
- a CDS encoding ABC transporter ATP-binding protein, whose amino-acid sequence MNTKPEIILECRDVTKSVKTASNNRDEKSLTILKAINLQVKSGESIAIIGASGSGKTTLLSLLAGLDLPSSGEIYLNGLALHTFDEERRSKVRADHVGFIFQSFLLINSLTALENVMLPAELANDTNAKEKAIAMLDKVGLADRIEHYPGQLSGGEQQRVAIARAFISNPAILFADEPTGNLDSKTGVKITELLFELNQQQGTTLVLVTHDSKLAQRCERQLTMQAGEFFKPRIAVAEVG is encoded by the coding sequence ATGAATACAAAACCTGAAATAATATTAGAATGTCGCGATGTTACTAAATCAGTGAAGACTGCCAGTAATAACCGTGATGAAAAATCATTAACTATCCTGAAAGCAATTAACTTACAAGTCAAGTCAGGAGAAAGTATTGCCATCATTGGCGCTTCCGGATCAGGAAAAACCACGCTATTGTCACTTTTAGCGGGCTTAGATTTACCTAGTTCAGGAGAAATATACCTAAACGGTTTAGCGTTGCATACGTTCGATGAAGAACGTCGCAGTAAAGTAAGAGCTGATCATGTTGGCTTTATCTTTCAGTCATTTTTATTAATAAACAGTCTAACTGCACTTGAAAATGTCATGTTACCGGCGGAACTTGCCAATGATACTAATGCAAAAGAAAAAGCGATTGCAATGCTTGATAAAGTAGGACTTGCCGATAGAATTGAACATTACCCTGGTCAATTATCTGGTGGTGAACAGCAGCGAGTGGCAATTGCTCGTGCGTTTATCTCTAACCCTGCTATTTTATTTGCCGATGAACCTACCGGTAATTTAGACAGTAAAACAGGTGTGAAAATTACTGAGCTGTTGTTTGAGCTTAACCAACAGCAGGGCACAACATTAGTTTTAGTTACCCATGACTCTAAATTAGCACAACGCTGTGAAAGACAGCTTACTATGCAAGCAGGCGAGTTTTTTAAGCCGAGAATAGCTGTAGCAGAGGTAGGCTAA
- a CDS encoding arylesterase gives MLKKLTLSLLFMLTSTFSNSLLAQQSILLLGDSLSASYGMQEKDGWVMLLNNMLEQEKANYRILNASISGETTGGGLARLPGILEKNNIDYLLIELGGNDGLRGFPPALIKNNLLQIIELAKEKNIKVLLSSIRIPPNYGPRYNKMFSDVFANTAKESTVTLLPFFVESVAANPELMQADGIHPTIEAQPLLAKEMKKILEDAM, from the coding sequence ATGCTTAAAAAATTAACTCTTTCATTATTGTTCATGTTAACCAGTACATTTTCAAATTCTCTACTGGCTCAACAATCTATTTTACTCTTAGGTGATAGTCTCAGTGCTAGTTACGGGATGCAAGAAAAAGATGGCTGGGTAATGTTACTAAATAATATGTTAGAACAAGAAAAAGCCAATTATCGCATCCTTAATGCCAGCATCAGTGGCGAAACCACCGGTGGAGGATTGGCAAGGCTACCGGGCATTTTAGAGAAAAACAACATTGATTATTTGCTGATCGAATTGGGTGGAAATGATGGTTTACGTGGTTTTCCACCAGCGCTAATTAAAAATAACTTGTTACAAATTATTGAATTAGCCAAAGAAAAAAATATAAAGGTTTTACTTTCTTCAATTCGCATCCCTCCCAATTATGGCCCAAGGTACAACAAAATGTTTTCTGACGTATTCGCTAACACAGCCAAAGAAAGCACGGTAACCTTACTTCCTTTTTTTGTTGAATCTGTTGCCGCTAATCCAGAATTGATGCAAGCGGATGGAATTCACCCTACCATTGAAGCGCAACCATTGTTAGCGAAAGAAATGAAGAAAATATTAGAAGATGCGATGTAA
- a CDS encoding formyl transferase: protein MNITILANRDVASNFAINLLLPRLNKHHLTIFLSTKVGKQTNKPTALLELAFYEQELFNQVLSPKINAQHSEQTGFKTFEQLHDIVDGGVRELNNINTEEGFNLFNSSQPDLVISIRYGVIIKYNVINVPRNGVINLHSGILPDYRGVMATFWAMYKKEQRIGMTLHYISDGTIDTGRVIDKSSIDVNYQKSYLWHVLELYKEGTQLIINVVNKINQNLTITSSAQEEGGDYYTFPTTAEIETFINAGNSIISELEVNEFINQYYCFNVKLSELTQPEQ, encoded by the coding sequence TTGAATATTACTATTTTAGCCAATAGAGATGTTGCGAGTAACTTTGCAATTAATCTTTTGCTGCCTCGTTTAAATAAACACCATTTAACGATATTTCTTTCTACAAAAGTAGGGAAACAGACAAATAAACCCACGGCTCTTTTAGAATTGGCATTTTATGAGCAGGAATTATTTAACCAAGTATTGTCCCCTAAAATTAATGCTCAACATAGTGAACAAACCGGTTTCAAAACTTTCGAACAGTTGCATGACATTGTTGATGGCGGAGTTCGGGAGTTAAATAATATAAATACAGAAGAGGGCTTTAATCTGTTTAACTCTTCTCAACCCGATTTAGTCATATCTATCCGTTATGGGGTCATTATTAAATATAATGTTATAAATGTACCTCGTAATGGGGTTATCAACCTGCATTCAGGAATTTTGCCTGACTATAGAGGTGTTATGGCAACTTTCTGGGCGATGTATAAGAAAGAGCAACGTATCGGTATGACACTGCATTATATTAGTGATGGTACGATAGATACGGGGAGGGTGATTGATAAATCAAGCATAGATGTGAACTATCAAAAATCATATCTGTGGCATGTTCTTGAGCTTTATAAAGAAGGTACACAATTAATCATTAACGTCGTAAATAAAATAAATCAAAATTTGACAATAACCAGTTCAGCCCAAGAAGAGGGCGGTGATTATTATACATTTCCGACAACTGCTGAAATAGAGACTTTCATTAATGCTGGTAATTCCATTATTTCAGAATTAGAGGTTAATGAGTTCATTAATCAGTATTATTGCTTCAATGTTAAATTGAGTGAACTTACCCAACCTGAGCAATAG